One Lachancea thermotolerans CBS 6340 chromosome F complete sequence DNA window includes the following coding sequences:
- the CAB1 gene encoding pantothenate kinase (similar to uniprot|Q04430 Saccharomyces cerevisiae YDR531W Pantothenate kinase (ATP:D-pantothenate 4'-phosphotransferase EC 2.7.1.33) catalyzes the first committed step in the universal biosynthetic pathway leading to CoA.) yields MGQNIEFQENQWNSTGLLTIAVDIGGSLAKLVFNPRNCRTLIFETVETEKITEFMQLIHRIIKEYNSGDQATTRIIATGGGAYKFNDLLRSEFPRVIEIARLDEMECLIKGLDFLIHEVPEEVFTYNDLDGEHVVVPEHAKVYPYMLVNIGSGVSISKVDSPTKFTRVGGSSLGGGTLWGLLSLITGARTYDEMLDWAHSGDNTNVDMLVGDIYGTDYGKIGLKSTHIASSFGKVFQRGTHAATADGVLSERPSQTSTEEIETRSRKFSNSDISKSLLYAISNNIGQIAYLQAKVHNVPNIYFGGSYIRGHLMTMNTLSYAINFWSNGKKQAFFLKHEGYLGAMGALLTFQDRSST; encoded by the coding sequence ATGGGTCAAAACATTGAATTCCAGGAAAACCAGTGGAATTCAACCGGTTTACTGACAATTGCCGTAGACATAGGTGGGTCGCTCGCAAAGTTGGTTTTCAACCCAAGGAATTGCAGGACTCTTATCTTCGAAACAGTGGAGACTGAAAAGATCACAGAATTCATGCAATTGATCCACAGGATCATAAAAGAGTATAATAGCGGAGATCAAGCCACGACCCGTATCATAGCCACCGGCGGCGGTGCTTACAAATTTAATGACCTGCTGCGTAGTGAGTTCCCAAGAGTTATCGAGATCGCCCGACTAGATGAAATGGAATGTCTCATTAAAGGCTTGGACTTTTTAATTCACGAGGTTCCCGAAGAGGTTTTTACTTATAACGATCTCGATGGCGAACATGTTGTTGTTCCTGAGCACGCTAAAGTGTATCCCTACATGCTCGTTAACATTGGTTCGGGCGTCTCGATATCTAAAGTTGACTCCCCTACAAAGTTCACACGAGTGGGGGGTTCATCTCTGGGAGGGGGCACGCTGTGGGGACTGCTTTCTCTCATCACCGGGGCACGTACTTACGATGAAATGCTAGATTGGGCGCACAGCGGTGACAATACCAATGTTGATATGCTTGTTGGCGATATCTATGGCACAGACTATGGCAAAATCGGTCTGAAATCAACTCACATTGCAAGCTCGTTCGGAAAAGTTTTCCAGAGAGGAACCCACGCAGCAACTGCAGACGGCGTACTCAGCGAGAGGCCGTCTCAAACAAGTACGGAAGAGATTGAAACTCGTTCCCGAAAATTCAGCAACTCggatatttcaaaaagtttgctTTACGCAATATCAAACAACATAGGCCAAATCGCATACCTACAAGCCAAAGTGCACAATGTTCCCAATATTTATTTTGGAGGGTCCTATATTCGTGGCCACCTCATGACTATGAATACACTAAGCTACGCAATCAATTTCTGGTCCAACGGAAAGAAACAggcattttttttgaagcacgaAGGTTACCTTGGGGCTATGGGGGCTCTTCTGACATTCCAAGACCGGAGTTCTACGTGA
- a CDS encoding KLTH0F00792p (similar to uniprot|P16550 Saccharomyces cerevisiae YCL050C APA1 and similar to uniprot|P22108 Saccharomyces cerevisiae YDR530C APA2) — protein sequence MAQDLATKVRETYANAAKNGYVHFFQSDSKKLKDPETGVQYMVTHAPSLLKKPERGDKEAEKRNPFAEPEPELTVCEDLFGEGEYKLLLNKFPVVPEHLLLVTKEFKPQTSTLSPKDLITAYKLLQELDDEDEMVRNVVFYNCGASSGSSQDHKHLQMFKLPEKFTLFQDRLCNGKEHYVPNVRTEPLQDSKLSFAHFAVPLPDEKEVDEELLAMTFVSLLQRTLTFFQDWTNEKPELETGYNVLLTKEWLCVVPRSASKSKELNIGLNATGYAGLVLVKHEDVWEKLQENPHLIDKLLLECGFPNTAGQSSNEYHY from the coding sequence ATGGCACAAGACTTAGCAACCAAAGTTAGAGAGACGTATGCCAACGCGGCCAAGAACGGTTATGTTCATTTCTTCCAATCGGATAGCAAAAAACTAAAGGATCCCGAGACTGGGGTCCAGTACATGGTAACACATGCGCCAagccttttgaagaaaccAGAAAGAGGTGACAAGGAAGCAGAAAAACGCAACCCATTTGCAGAGCCAGAACCTGAGCTCACTGTGTGCGAAGATCTGTTCGGCGAGGGTGAGTACAAACTATTACTGAACAAGTTCCCCGTTGTTCCAGAGCACTTGCTGCTAGTCACAAAGGAGTTCAAGCCTCAGACAAGCACATTGAGCCCCAAGGACCTCATTACTGCTtacaagctgctgcaagaGTTGgatgacgaggacgagATGGTGAGAAACGTTGTGTTTTACAATTGCGGTGCCAGCAGTGGTTCTTCGCAAGATCACAAGCATCTGCAAATGTTCAAGCTGCCTGAAAAGTTTACTTTGTTTCAGGACAGATTGTGCAATGGCAAAGAACATTATGTGCCCAACGTTCGGACGGAGCCTCTCCAGGACTCAAAGCTCTCATTCGCTCACTTCGCTGTTCCGTTGCCCGATGAGAAGGAAGTGGATGAGGAACTACTGGCAATGACTTTCGTTTCTCTTCTGCAAAGAACTTTGACCTTTTTCCAGGACTGGACCAACGAGAAACCCGAGTTGGAAACAGGCTACAATGTTTTGTTAACCAAAGAGTGGCTATGTGTAGTTCCTCGTTCTGCATCGAAGAGCAAAGAACTGAATATTGGTCTGAACGCAACAGGCTACGCAGGTTTAGTGCTGGTCAAGCACGAGGATGTGTGggagaagcttcaagaaaaccctCACCTCATCGATAAGCTCCTTCTAGAATGTGGTTTCCCAAACACTGCGGGACAAAGTTCTAACGAATACCACTATTAA
- a CDS encoding KLTH0F00748p (some similarities with uniprot|P25579 Saccharomyces cerevisiae YCL051W LRE1 Protein involved in control of cell wall structure and stress response inhibits Cbk1p protein kinase activity overproduction confers resistance to cell-wall degrading enzymes) has product MMDADRLKVPSSGEPLAPGDCTPSRRGHRHKRSFAISQDLDFLRQPPGTPQEKPTHQTSPPVQHSDMSPRFFMSEESTFSHDVPNAIIDLDDALTTKPQSFTSHRRAESAPANLILPFKIEPSKPPAQPLRIEEEDSESDNEYVLHDSLMSPLRAKSQSPFLKSPSASTKSPQPARRSQYNNNALKINKQKERYLNYSKQLPAAGSQIQNQCCPQEPSSTSLSSDLTSEATTPAATVNTPNTPIFSVLKFSGRSPSPRKTFNFESQVYDLPSTDSAVSDDGKDADDGNTLTFTVTNATYEPMHRRSKSVAACEASEGLRIPKEILLGEPGGSVDLSKTVTDPKGEAAPSSKLEKPFKASVSGSYENRSVSDSAVVNDKISGSHSRRRGKLNILSSIFSRLKSSK; this is encoded by the coding sequence ATGATGGACGCTGACCGACTGAAGGTGCCCTCTTCTGGCGAACCATTGGCGCCGGGAGACTGTACACCATCAAGAAGAGGGCATCGCCATAAGCGGTCTTTCGCAATTTCCCAGGACCTAGATTTTCTTCGGCAACCACCAGGAACTCCACAAGAGAAACCAACACATCAGACATCTCCACCTGTTCAACATAGCGATATGAGTCCTCGCTTTTTTATGAGCGAGGAATCAACGTTCTCGCATGATGTTCCAAACGCAATAATTGACTTAGACGATGCTCTCACCACCAAGCCACAATCGTTTACCTCCCATAGAAGAGCCGAGTCAGCACCAGCAAATTTGATATTACCTTTTAAAATAGAGCCCTCAAAGCCTCCTGCACAACCACTCCGtattgaagaggaagacTCTGAGAGTGATAACGAATATGTTCTTCATGACTCTTTAATGTCACCCTTGCGTGCTAAGTCCCAGTCACCTTTCTTAAAAAGCCCTTCAGCCTCTACAAAATCTCCTCAACCCGCCAGGAGAAGCCAATATAACAACAATGCTCTCAAGATTaacaagcaaaaagagagaTATTTAAATTACTCAAAACAGCTACCTGCTGCCGGCTCACAGATACAAAATCAATGCTGTCCTCAGGAACCTTCCTCCACATCTCTTTCTTCGGACTTGACGTCTGAGGCAACAACGCCAGCTGCAACCGTCAATACCCCCAACACGCCTATCTTTTCtgtcttgaagttttcaGGCAGGTCGCCGAGTCCACGAAAGACCTTTAACTTCGAGAGCCAGGTGTATGATTTACCATCGACTGATAGTGCCGTTAGTGACGACGGCAAAGACGCGGATGATGGGAACACTCTGACGTTTACAGTCACTAACGCAACTTACGAACCGATGCATAGGCGATCCAAAAGTGTTGCTGCTTGTGAAGCTTCGGAAGGGCTCCGAATACCGAAGGAAATCCTACTTGGAGAACCGGGCGGTAGTGTCGATTTATCAAAAACGGTGACAGATCCTAAAGGCGAAGCAGCACCATCATCTAAGCTAGAAAAACCGTTTAAAGCCTCTGTCTCTGGCTCATATGAAAACCGCAGTGTCAGCGATAGTGCTGTAGTAAATGATAAAATATCTGGTTCACACTCTAGGCGAAGGGGAAAGCTGAACATTCTCTCGTCCATTTTCTCGCGGCTCAAGAGCTCGAAGTGA
- a CDS encoding KLTH0F00682p (conserved hypothetical protein), with protein sequence MPSYTFGGLDFQETPAAPNPEPSNTKFGVRTTDSPAIKNAPLPAEGPSSKHFSNLLVLALITGIPFYVTRKLGGGTKTFVFFFLLFVLPILMAYWTLASTFSPRLNEKCKLPGKPIEHYLTFHDDRLARKYHDKKIPMETFHELYFANKVSFNGDALEILEYRHDWAQFSFTLSLFKFFLFGMIPEVIMHTRSQDEEQVRDHYDRGDDFYAWFLGPRMVYTSGVISDIESEETLEQLQDNKLKVVCDKIDLKAGEYLLDLGCGWGTLAAYASKVCGAKVTGITLGRNQTKWGNEKLELQGISETQSRILCLDYRDTPMATAEGKKYDKITCLEMAEHVGIRKFGAFLQQVYDMLEDDGLFYLQYAGLRKSWQYEDLIWGLFMNKYIFPGADASTPLDFVVGKLEGSGFEVVSIDNIGVHYSATLWRWYRNWMGNKDSVVNKYGVKWFRVWEYFLATSTIISRQGSATCFQIVLRKNINAYHRIEYVPKQKGLLGPIKEGVPKWFK encoded by the coding sequence ATGCCTTCCTACACTTTCGGAGGACTTGATTTTCAAGAGACGCCTGCGGCTCCCAATCCTGAGCCCTCGAACACCAAGTTTGGCGTTAGAACTACGGATTCGCCGGCTATCAAAAATGCTCCCCTACCGGCTGAGGGGCCATCTTCGAAGCACTTTTCGAACCTTCTCGTTCTTGCCCTTATTACCGGGATTCCCTTCTACGTGACGAGGAAGTTGGGCGGTGGAACCAAAACTTTtgtgttctttttcttgctttttgttctgcCCATCTTGATGGCCTACTGGACCTTGGCATCAACCTTTTCCCCCCGTTTGAACGAGAAGTGTAAGCTTCCTGGTAAGCCAATTGAACACTACTTGACTTTCCATGATGATAGGCTAGCCAGGAAGTATCATGACAAAAAGATTCCAATGGAAACTTTCCACGAGCTTTATTTTGCTAACAAAGTTTCGTTTAATGGAGATGCCCTTGAAATCTTAGAATACAGACATGACTGGGCACAGTTCTCTTTCACCTTGTCCTTgttcaaattcttcttGTTTGGCATGATCCCTGAAGTTATCATGCACACCAGATCCCAGGACGAAGAACAGGTCAGGGACCACTACGACCGCGGTGACGACTTCTACGCTTGGTTTTTGGGTCCTAGAATGGTATACACGAGTGGTGTGATCTCTGACATTGAGTCCGAGGAAACTCTCGAACAACTTCAGGACAACAAACTGAAGGTTGTGTGCGACAAAATTGACCTGAAGGCTGGAGAATATTTGCTGGACTTGGGCTGTGGCTGGGGAACCTTGGCTGCTTACGCTTCAAAGGTTTGTGGTGCTAAAGTCACTGGTATCACATTAGGAAGAAATCAAACTAAATGGGGcaatgaaaagcttgaattgCAAGGAATTTCCGAGACTCAGTCACGTATTCTGTGTTTGGATTATAGAGATACACCTATGGCGACTGCTGAGGGAAAGAAATATGACAAAATCACCTGCTTGGAAATGGCGGAGCACGTAGGAATCAGAAAATTTGGTGCCTTTTTACAACAGGTTTATGATAtgcttgaagatgatgGTTTGTTTTATTTGCAATACGCCGGGTTGAGAAAATCTTGGCAGTACGAAGACCTCATCTGGGGTTTGTTCATGAACAAATATATTTTCCCTGGTGCTGACGCTTCGACGCCTTTGGACTTTGTCGTCGGCAAACTCGAGGGCTCTGGCTTCGAGGTGGTTTCTATCGACAACATCGGCGTTCACTATTCAGCTACTTTGTGGAGATGGTACCGGAATTGGATGGGCAACAAGGACTCTGTCGTTAACAAATACGGGGTCAAGTGGTTTAGGGTTTGGGAGTATTTCTTGGCTACCTCTACTATTATCTCAAGACAAGGATCGGCAACCT
- the SPB1 gene encoding 27S pre-rRNA (guanosine2922-2'-O)-methyltransferase (similar to uniprot|P25582 Saccharomyces cerevisiae YCL054W SPB1 AdoMet-dependent methyltransferase involved in rRNA processing and 60S ribosomal subunit maturation methylates G2922 in the putative tRNA docking site of the large subunit rRNA and in the absence of snR52 U2921 suppressor of PAB1 mutants), producing the protein MGKTQKKNSKGRLDRYYYLAKEKGYRARSSFKIIQINEKFGHFMEKSKVVIDLCAAPGSWCQVASNLCPVNSLIIGVDIVPMKPMPNVITFQSDITTEDCRSKLRGYMKTWKADTVLHDGAPNVGLGWAQDAFTQSHLTLQALKLAVENLVVGGTFVTKIFRSKDYNKLIWVFSQLFDKVEATKPPASRNVSAEIFVVCKGFKAPKKLDSRLLDAREVFEELPDGPQNNEAKIFNPEKKVRKRQGYEEGDYLLYHHKPIMEFVKCEDPIDMLGNLNKFTVNSEDHEWKILKKLKQTTPEFMMCIEDLKVLGKKDFKMILKWRKAARELLGIEKEEEPVVETTHLTEEEQIQSEVQALQEKQRLSQKREKRKKNEMKQKELTRMQMNMLTPMDIGVESAELGRESLFNLKSAEKTGILDKLAKGKRRMVFTQGELAQDNDVHIADDAPLADRDDAAEADELESQLNSMYQNYKEKKAEKDAKYRAKQARGGDDNEWTGFGDEDSEHSSAVEDDHVSEDENSDLSDSDDDEAINRLIAKMKNKEGENGLSSKAQALFNQSIFEGVEADLPAPEEPVNASVTAHVERLESLGKNQGDENNLSQESSSDSENSDFEVVAREDEDQVMDSDFDSDDENQSQKEKHAEEIDIATVEAMTLAHQLALGQRTKHDLVDEGYNRYAFRDTENLPEWFLEDERPHSKINRPITKEAAIAIKEKMKALNARPIKKVAEAKARKAMRAVARLEKIKKKAGLINDDGDKSEKDKADEIAKLMRKVTKKQKQKPKVTLVVATGKNRGLSGRPKGVKGKYKMVDGVLKNEQRALKRIAKKHHKKK; encoded by the coding sequence ATgggaaaaactcaaaagaagaacagtAAGGGCCGTTTGGATAGGTACTACTACCTGGCTAAGGAGAAAGGCTACCGTGCCCGttcttcattcaaaatcatACAAATAAATGAAAAGTTCGGCCACTTTATGGAGAAGTCCAAGGTCGTGATAGATTTATGCGCAGCCCCCGGTTCTTGGTGTCAAGTTGCCTCAAACCTGTGCCCAGTTAACTCCCTGATCATAGGTGTAGATATCGTGCCAATGAAGCCTATGCCAAACGTAATCACATTCCAGAGTGACATCACTACGGAAGACTGCCGCTCGAAGCTCAGGGGTTATATGAAGACCTGGAAGGCTGATACTGTGCTACACGATGGTGCTCCTAATGTTGGTTTAGGCTGGGCTCAAGACGCCTTCACTCAGTCACACCTAACATTGCAGGCCTTGAAACTTGCTGTGGAGAATCTTGTTGTGGGCGGTACTTTTGTcactaaaattttcagatCCAAAGATTATAACAAACTTATCTGGGTCTTCAGTCAACTTTTCGACAAGGTTGAGGCCACCAAACCACCAGCGTCCAGAAATGTGTCTGCCGAAATTTTCGTAGTGTGCAAGGGATTTAAGGCACCTAAGAAGCTTGACTCGAGACTGCTAGATGCTAgagaagttttcgaagagctccCCGATGGTCCTCAAAACAATGAGGCAAAGATTTTCAACCCAGAGAAAAAGGTGAGGAAGAGACAGGGTTACGAAGAAGGCGACTATCTGTTATACCACCATAAGCCCATTATGGAGTTTGTGAAATGTGAAGACCCCATCGACATGCTAGGCAACCTCAACAAATTCACTGTTAATTCTGAAGACCATGAAtggaagattttgaagaagctcaagcagACGACGCCAGAATTCATGATGTGTATAGAAGATTTGAAGGTTCTTGGTAAAAAGGATTTCAAAATGATTCTCAAATGGAGGAAGGCTGCCCGGGAACTACTGGGGatagagaaagaagaagaaccagtGGTTGAGACAACCCATTTGACCGAAGAGGAACAGATTCAATCTGAAGTGCAAGCGCTACAAGAGAAACAAAGGCTATCTCAAAAGCgtgaaaagagaaagaagaatgaaATGAAGCAGAAGGAGCTAACTAGAATGCAGATGAACATGCTGACGCCAATGGACATTGGTGTCGAATCCGCGGAGCTGGGGAGAGAGTCACTCTTCAATCTTAAATCTGCAGAAAAGACAGGAATTTTGGACAAACTGGCGAAGGGTAAGAGAAGAATGGTATTCACGCAAGGAGAGCTGGCACAAGATAATGACGTTCACATCGCGGATGACGCTCCTCTTGCTGACCGTGAcgatgctgctgaagctgacGAGTTGGAATCTCAACTAAACTCCATGTACCAAAACTACAAGGAGAAAAAGGCTGAGAAAGACGCGAAGTATCGTGCAAAACAGGCTCGTGGTGGCGACGACAATGAGTGGACAGGATTCGGTGACGAAGACAGCGAACACAGTTCtgctgttgaagatgatCATGTTAGTGAAGATGAGAATTCGGATCTCTCTGACtctgatgatgatgaagcaaTCAACCGGCTAATAGCTAAAATGAAGAATAAAGAGGGAGAAAATGGCTTGAGCTCAAAGGCTCAAGCCTTGTTCAATCAATCCATTTTCGAAGGCGTCGAGGCAGATTTGCCAGCTCCGGAGGAACCAGTAAATGCTTCTGTGACTGCACACGTTGAGAGGCTCGAAAGCCTTGGAAAGAACCAAGGAGATGAAAACAATCTGAGCCAAGAGAGCAGTAGTGATTCTGAAAattctgattttgaagtGGTGGCTAGAGAGGATGAAGACCAAGTCATGGATTCAGATTTCGACTCGGACGATGAGAACCAGTCCCAGAAAGAGAAACACGCCGAAGAAATAGATATCGCGACAGTCGAAGCTATGACACTGGCTCATCAATTAGCTTTGGGTCAGAGAACAAAGCATGACTTGGTTGATGAAGGGTACAACAGATACGCGTTCCGTGATACTGAAAACCTGCCCGAATGGTTCCTGGAAGATGAAAGACCTCATTCAAAGATAAACAGACCGATCActaaagaagctgcaatTGCCATCAAGGAAAAGATGAAGGCGCTTAACGCAAGACCTATCAAAAAGGTTGCTGAAGCCAAAGCTAGAAAGGCAATGCGCGCTGTGGCCCGTTTGGAGAAGataaaaaagaaggccgGTTTGATCAACGATGATGGTGACAAATCTGAAAAAGATAAGGCCGATGAAATCGCCAAGTTAATGAGGAAGGTTaccaagaagcaaaagcagaAGCCTAAGGTTACCCTAGTTGTAGCTACTGGCAAAAACAGAGGCTTATCGGGCAGGCCCAAGGGTGTGAAGGGTAAATATAAGATGGTGGATGGTGTCTTAAAGAATGAGCAGCGCGCCTTAAAACGTATTGCAAAGAAGCAtcacaagaagaaatag
- the QCR7 gene encoding ubiquinol--cytochrome-c reductase subunit 7 (similar to uniprot|P00128 Saccharomyces cerevisiae YDR529C), translated as MPQTITSIVKMGDFILRSPALSKVVVPVAQQFVKFAGYRQLGLKFDDIIAEENDIAQTALRRLPEDEGYARAFRMIRAHQSELTHHLLPKSQWVKPEEDTLYLTPYLLEAEAEAKEREELDNLQLTTK; from the coding sequence ATGCCGCAAACTATCACATCTATAGTTAAAATGGGTGATTTCATTTTGAGATCGCCCGCCTTGTCAAAGGTCGTTGTGCCTGTTGCGCAACAGTTCGTTAAATTTGCTGGATACAGACAACTGGGATTGAAATTCGACGACATCATTGCCGAGGAGAACGACATTGCTCAAACTGCCTTGAGAAGACTGCCAGAGGATGAAGGATATGCTAGAGCTTTCAGAATGATAAGGGCCCACCAATCAGAACTCACTCACCATTTGCTGCCCAAGAGTCAGTGGGTTAAACCTGAGGAGGACACCTTGTATTTGACACCATATCTATTggaagctgaagctgaagctaAGGAGAGAGAAGAGTTGGACAACTTGCAGTTGACTACCAAATGA
- the PBN1 gene encoding Pbn1p (similar to uniprot|P25580 Saccharomyces cerevisiae YCL052C PBN1 Essential component of glycosylphosphatidylinositol-mannosyltransferase I required for the autocatalytic post-translational processing of the protease B precursor Prb1p localizes to ER in lumenal orientation homolog of mammalian PIG-X) — protein MNTSRKNDKTRVTILFEDAEDLQQNSVNALDSIVIKGRGQLVQRRATSELPHNINKSFKTLRITWKSPESPGISAIAPPLSSGLNIYVSGDSERTPGAIRSAKYDLLHSNDYDDSLISRFLPKDFNLTELRLKDRDYDIVVDDKIHVNEYYAIKDGFNETLRYEEAYGRLEVGLFFAEPSDQLDANLNGLRCTWSFTGQIDKCQKTYLFYQQAHNMSINSTTVVEQVGPVGLHPTVRVDLRGETSSEHCRHFMYLAAPTGLFIDKFQSSPIFVAGADDLELPEYKIGDDTWGFESLFSLKPGQLNDIQLHTRYVKPRARGGFKHIHYSPIVFRACDTGNMEVQNNPFYTRSLGLESFFTNDTVFQHFHSATLSVSVPAANTNDFQAVWLVTSMCLVLSVAYLLIKVYTRQNSQR, from the coding sequence ATGAATACGTCGAGGAAGAACGACAAAACGAGGGTTACAATCTTATTTGAGGATGCGGAGGACCTTCAGCAAAACTCCGTAAACGCACTGGATAGTATAGTGATCAAAGGGCGAGGGCAGCTCGTTCAACGTCGAGCAACATCAGAGCTCCCTCATAATATAAACAAGAGCTTTAAAACACTGAGAATAACATGGAAAAGCCCTGAAAGTCCAGGTATCAGTGCTATTGCCCCTCCTTTATCGAGCGGCTTGAACATCTATGTTTCCGGGGATTCAGAACGCACACCTGGAGCTATACGCTCTGCAAAGTACGATTTACTGCACTCTAATGATTATGATGATTCTTTGATTAGTCGTTTTTTACCAAAAGACTTCAATCTAACCGAGCTAAGGTTGAAGGATAGGGACTACGACATTGTGGTGGATGATAAAATTCATGTGAACGAATACTATGCAATTAAGGATGGTTTCAATGAAACGCTCAGATACGAAGAAGCGTATGGTAGGCTAGAAGTTGGCTTGTTTTTCGCTGAGCCAAGTGACCAGCTTGATGCAAACCTGAACGGGCTCCGGTGTACATGGTCCTTTACGGGTCAAATTGACAAATGCCAGAAGACATATCTTTTTTATCAGCAGGCACACAATATGTCCATAAATTCTACCACTGTTGTAGAACAGGTCGGCCCAGTTGGGCTTCATCCTACAGTTAGGGTTGATCTCCGTGGAGAGACCTCTTCTGAACATTGCAGGCATTTTATGTACCTCGCAGCTCCGACGGGCCTCTTCATCGACAAGTTCCAGTCATCTCCGATATTTGTTGCTGGGGCTGATGATTTAGAATTGCCTGAGTACAAAATAGGCGACGACACTTGGGGTTTTGAATCActtttttccttgaaaCCAGGGCAGCTCAACGATATTCAGTTGCACACTAGATATGTAAAGCCTCGGGCTCGGGGCGGCTTCAAGCATATTCATTACAGTCCAATAGTGTTTCGAGCGTGTGACACCGGTAATATGGAAGTTCAGAACAACCCTTTTTATACGCGGAGTTTGGGTCTTGAATCATTTTTCACAAATGACACAgtatttcaacattttcaCAGCGCGACCCTTAGCGTGTCTGTACCAGCTGCAAATACTAATGATTTTCAAGCTGTATGGCTTGTGACTTCCATGTGCCTCGTCCTTTCAGTTGCGTATTTACTGATCAAAGTATATACAAGACAAAACAGTCAAAGATAA